In a single window of the Candidatus Methylomirabilota bacterium genome:
- a CDS encoding transcriptional repressor, translated as MQDKLLQFQQYLHRAGLKATRQRELIARAFFATAAHVSAEGLYRRVAGRHPRIGLVTVYRTLKLLKGAGLAHERQFGDGRALFEHASSERHHDHIICTECGKITEFANVEIEALQEQVVRRLGFHIQYHKLELYGLCRDCSAHAGRAPGMHALGGG; from the coding sequence ATGCAGGATAAACTTCTCCAGTTTCAGCAATATCTTCATCGGGCCGGGCTGAAGGCGACCCGCCAGCGCGAGTTGATCGCACGGGCCTTCTTTGCCACCGCCGCGCACGTCAGTGCCGAGGGCCTCTACCGCCGAGTGGCGGGTCGGCATCCGCGGATCGGGCTCGTGACCGTCTATCGGACGCTGAAGCTGCTGAAGGGTGCCGGGCTCGCCCACGAGCGGCAGTTCGGCGATGGGCGCGCGCTGTTCGAACACGCCTCCAGCGAGCGCCACCACGACCACATCATCTGCACCGAGTGCGGCAAGATCACCGAGTTTGCAAACGTTGAAATCGAGGCGTTACAGGAACAGGTCGTTCGCAGGCTCGGGTTTCATATTCAGTACCATAAACTGGAGTTGTACGGTCTGTGTCGGGACTGTAGTGCACACGCCGGTCGAGCCCCAGGGATGCATGCGCTCGGGGGTGGCTAG
- a CDS encoding ABC transporter ATP-binding protein, which translates to MKRQTERRIGESAVTATKVIAWDQISHPRKAKAVPGPAPRPTVIRVEQVSKRFGGGSVMAVDGVSFSIEKGAILALLGPSGCGKTTTLRLIAGFEAPDGGWIEIGGRTVAQDGLFLPPEQRGVGMVFQSYALFPHLTVLENVAFGLRQWSGERQQNRIAEALDLVGLSKLDGRYPHELSGGQQQRVALARALAPSPQVVLLDEPFSNLDADMRAQMREDVRSILRQAGTTAIFVTHDQEEAFVIADQVGVLNHGRLEQLDRPEAIYHTPASRFVARFVGSADFIPGLVQGERITTELGVLPNQRGLAGGQAVEVMIRPDDIDLIPDQASKATVLTRQFRGADNLYCVRLPSGQKIHSSQDSTRIIEPGTLVVVRANPTHVVCFDINGVAQ; encoded by the coding sequence ATGAAGCGACAGACAGAAAGGCGTATAGGAGAGAGCGCGGTGACGGCAACAAAGGTGATCGCGTGGGACCAGATCAGCCACCCCCGGAAGGCCAAGGCTGTGCCGGGCCCGGCGCCCCGCCCAACCGTCATCCGGGTTGAGCAGGTCAGCAAGCGTTTCGGGGGCGGCTCTGTGATGGCAGTCGACGGGGTCTCCTTTTCTATCGAGAAGGGGGCGATCCTGGCCCTGCTCGGACCCAGCGGCTGCGGCAAGACGACGACCCTCCGGCTGATCGCCGGGTTCGAGGCGCCCGACGGCGGGTGGATCGAGATCGGCGGTCGAACGGTCGCCCAGGACGGTCTCTTTTTGCCGCCGGAGCAGCGGGGTGTGGGCATGGTGTTCCAAAGCTATGCGCTCTTCCCGCACCTCACCGTCCTGGAGAACGTCGCATTTGGCCTGCGCCAGTGGAGTGGGGAGCGACAACAAAACCGGATCGCGGAGGCGCTCGATCTTGTTGGTCTCTCGAAGCTTGACGGGCGCTATCCCCACGAACTGTCCGGCGGGCAACAACAACGCGTTGCGCTGGCCCGCGCGCTGGCCCCCAGCCCGCAGGTCGTCTTGTTGGACGAGCCGTTCAGCAACCTGGATGCCGACATGCGGGCGCAGATGCGGGAAGATGTCCGCTCCATTCTCCGCCAGGCCGGAACTACGGCGATTTTCGTGACCCATGACCAGGAGGAGGCATTTGTCATCGCCGATCAGGTCGGGGTATTGAACCACGGCCGCCTGGAGCAGCTTGATCGTCCCGAGGCGATCTACCACACTCCGGCCAGCCGTTTTGTCGCCCGGTTTGTCGGCTCTGCCGATTTTATTCCCGGCCTTGTTCAAGGCGAGAGAATCACCACCGAGCTGGGTGTATTGCCGAACCAGCGAGGACTTGCAGGAGGACAGGCGGTAGAGGTAATGATCCGACCGGATGATATTGATCTGATCCCAGATCAGGCGAGCAAGGCGACCGTGCTTACCAGGCAGTTCCGTGGCGCCGACAACCTGTACTGTGTACGCCTGCCGTCCGGCCAGAAGATCCACAGCAGCCAGGATTCCACGAGGATCATTGAGCCGGGGACGTTAGTCGTCGTCAGGGCTAACCCTACGCATGTCGTCTGTTTCGACATCAATGGGGTAGCGCAGTGA
- a CDS encoding FMN-binding protein has protein sequence MRLLTILVLIALVFAAPDHLLAKVFYAKDEAIKAAFPEADDIENKTFFLTEAQQKQVESLARTRLDSKLVTMYMGKRGGKLLGYAVIDAQTVRTLPEVVMVVLSPEGRVASTIVLAFYEPLEYLPEARWLKQFDQARLTPDLRVGGRIAGITGATLTARAMAESVRKVLALYQVLIAKGER, from the coding sequence ATGCGTCTCTTGACCATCCTGGTACTCATCGCGCTGGTCTTCGCAGCACCAGATCACCTGCTCGCCAAGGTCTTTTACGCCAAGGACGAGGCCATCAAAGCGGCCTTCCCGGAGGCCGATGACATTGAGAATAAGACGTTTTTTTTGACGGAGGCTCAGCAGAAGCAGGTTGAGAGCCTCGCGCGCACGCGGCTTGATTCAAAACTTGTGACCATGTATATGGGAAAGCGGGGCGGAAAGCTGCTGGGTTACGCCGTGATCGATGCGCAGACCGTTCGCACCCTCCCCGAGGTCGTCATGGTTGTACTCTCCCCTGAAGGGCGGGTGGCATCGACGATCGTCCTGGCCTTCTATGAACCCCTGGAATACCTGCCGGAAGCACGCTGGCTCAAGCAGTTCGATCAGGCAAGGCTTACCCCGGATCTCCGGGTGGGAGGCAGGATCGCCGGGATCACCGGGGCGACCTTGACCGCTCGGGCCATGGCCGAGTCGGTCCGCAAGGTGCTGGCCCTCTACCAGGTGTTGATCGCAAAGGGAGAGCGGTAA
- a CDS encoding iron ABC transporter permease, translating into MINTTTGVRPIESGGLRVLRRPRIMDPGPAAIAGTALIILLTVSPLATLATSVLAAGANALSIVTQGPVLLLIARTGLLAALATLWAIILGLPPAWILTRTDLPGRRVLLAVAVLPLAIPPYIGALTYITLLGPVGWVNTTAQALGAGGPIANIYGLWGGIFVLGLFTYPYILLMAGSALQGSDPALEEAARAVGLGSIATFRRVTLPLLRPSLLAGALLVFLYALSDFGAVSLLRVDTFTTEIFHQLNTRFDQRNAAVLSGVLVLITAGVLIAQRATLGRRSYVQRRSGVRPPTVYPLGRWKLPALCCTYIVLGGSVFLPVALLLYQTGSLMTLLQTLVSGYHFLWNSLWTATVAATAASGLGLFVAYLAQRRQGPVGLLLTSATQLGYAVPGTVLGLSLILLYNAYLPWVYGTAAMVIIGYLLRFLPQAVQGSTAALVQVDAHLEEAARSLGRSAWQALREVTLPLIRPGIAAGWMLVFISSMKELAATLLLRPAGFDTLPVRIWIASIEVDYAGAAATSLILIAITAVPLFLMTRRDATLSRIE; encoded by the coding sequence ATGATCAACACCACCACCGGCGTACGACCTATAGAATCCGGAGGGCTGAGGGTATTACGGCGACCCCGAATCATGGATCCCGGACCGGCAGCCATTGCGGGAACGGCGTTGATCATCCTTCTGACGGTCTCTCCCCTGGCTACCCTCGCGACCTCGGTCCTGGCCGCCGGGGCGAACGCCCTTTCGATTGTCACCCAGGGCCCCGTCCTCTTGCTCATCGCGCGAACCGGGTTGCTCGCCGCCCTCGCGACGTTGTGGGCCATCATCCTTGGGCTGCCGCCGGCCTGGATCCTCACCCGTACGGACCTGCCCGGACGGCGCGTCCTTCTGGCGGTGGCGGTGCTGCCGTTGGCGATTCCTCCGTACATCGGCGCCCTGACCTACATCACCCTGCTCGGCCCGGTCGGCTGGGTGAATACGACGGCCCAAGCCTTGGGCGCCGGCGGACCGATTGCCAACATTTACGGCCTGTGGGGTGGGATCTTCGTGCTCGGCCTGTTCACCTATCCCTATATCCTGCTGATGGCCGGCAGCGCCTTGCAAGGCTCCGACCCGGCCCTGGAAGAGGCGGCGAGGGCTGTAGGTCTGGGGTCGATTGCCACCTTCCGTCGCGTCACGCTCCCCCTGCTGCGCCCCAGTCTGCTGGCCGGGGCGTTGCTGGTCTTCCTCTATGCCCTGTCGGACTTTGGCGCCGTTTCGTTGCTTCGGGTCGATACCTTTACTACCGAGATCTTCCATCAGCTTAATACCCGCTTCGACCAGCGGAACGCGGCTGTCCTCTCCGGTGTGCTGGTTCTTATTACGGCCGGTGTATTGATCGCCCAGCGGGCCACCCTGGGCCGCCGCAGCTATGTCCAGCGCCGAAGCGGCGTCAGGCCGCCCACCGTCTATCCGCTCGGACGGTGGAAGCTTCCGGCCCTCTGCTGCACCTACATCGTCCTCGGCGGCTCGGTGTTTCTGCCGGTGGCGCTGCTGCTCTATCAGACCGGCTCGCTGATGACCTTATTGCAGACGCTGGTCTCCGGCTACCATTTCCTGTGGAACAGTCTCTGGACGGCGACGGTGGCCGCGACCGCAGCATCGGGGCTTGGGCTCTTCGTCGCGTACCTCGCCCAGCGCCGACAGGGCCCGGTCGGGTTACTGCTGACGTCTGCAACCCAGCTCGGGTATGCCGTCCCCGGTACCGTGCTCGGACTAAGCCTGATCCTCCTTTACAATGCCTACCTGCCATGGGTCTATGGAACCGCCGCCATGGTGATCATCGGCTACCTCTTGCGGTTTCTGCCGCAGGCGGTCCAGGGCAGCACCGCCGCGCTGGTTCAGGTCGATGCACATCTGGAGGAGGCGGCCCGCAGTCTGGGTCGATCCGCCTGGCAGGCGCTTCGTGAGGTCACCCTCCCCCTGATCCGTCCCGGGATTGCGGCGGGGTGGATGCTGGTCTTCATCTCGTCGATGAAGGAGCTGGCGGCGACACTGCTGCTGCGCCCGGCCGGATTTGACACCCTGCCCGTCCGAATCTGGATTGCCTCGATTGAGGTCGATTATGCCGGGGCCGCCGCGACGTCACTGATACTGATCGCCATCACGGCGGTCCCGCTCTTCCTGATGACCAGACGGGATGCCACGTTATCACGGATCGAGTGA
- a CDS encoding PIN domain nuclease — protein MYLFDTDTISNLLTKRPSPALVRRLAGVPPQYQFTSAITVGELMYGAYRSARPDYFLHKLDHLVWPNVTILAFDAAAARVYGQLRAELERRGTSVSEPDLRIASIALVRRLTVVTGNVRHFSRIADLRVENWLQ, from the coding sequence GTGTACCTGTTTGACACGGACACCATCAGTAATCTTCTCACGAAACGGCCATCGCCCGCCCTGGTGCGGAGATTGGCCGGTGTTCCTCCTCAGTATCAATTCACCTCTGCGATCACGGTCGGTGAGCTGATGTACGGTGCCTATCGAAGCGCTCGCCCGGACTATTTTCTCCACAAACTGGATCATCTGGTCTGGCCGAACGTGACCATCCTCGCGTTTGACGCGGCCGCAGCGCGCGTCTACGGACAGCTCAGGGCAGAACTGGAGCGCAGGGGCACATCGGTATCGGAACCCGATCTTCGCATCGCGTCCATTGCCCTCGTTCGCCGGCTTACGGTCGTTACCGGCAACGTCCGTCATTTCTCTCGAATCGCCGACCTCCGAGTCGAGAACTGGCTTCAGTAG
- a CDS encoding copper oxidase, with protein MNESRRSVVFRRSGRNRELKVLLLLLIPVLTMLIGCTSAIAQHTRTYFIAAVDLDWDYAPTGINQISGNAFGEGENVFVQSGKERIGKVYQKAAYREFTDGTFATMKAADPRWQHLGILGPVIRGEVGDTIQVTFKNMTSFPASMHPHGVFYRKDSEGTPYNDGTSGSDKADDAVPPGGTHTYTWEVRERSGPGPMDGSSVLWMYHSHPDEPKDTNTGLVGPLIVTRQGSANPDGSPKDVDREFVTLFTVFDENASHYLEQNIERFTGKPRRVLKKRLEDDDFRESNLMHAVNGYLYGNLPGLTMEQGERVRWYLISIGTEVDLHTPHWHGQTVLMAGMRTDMVELLPGSMKTVDMVPDAPGTWLYHCHVNDHIDAGMMALFTVTE; from the coding sequence ATGAACGAATCGCGACGATCTGTTGTCTTCCGCCGGTCTGGCAGGAACCGGGAATTAAAGGTTCTCCTGCTGCTGCTCATTCCCGTCCTCACGATGCTGATCGGGTGTACATCCGCCATCGCCCAACACACCCGCACATACTTTATCGCCGCCGTCGATCTGGACTGGGACTATGCCCCGACCGGTATCAACCAGATCAGCGGGAATGCGTTTGGCGAAGGCGAGAATGTCTTCGTACAAAGCGGCAAAGAGCGGATCGGTAAGGTGTATCAGAAAGCCGCCTACCGCGAGTTTACGGATGGCACCTTCGCGACGATGAAGGCCGCCGATCCGCGATGGCAACACCTGGGCATCCTGGGTCCCGTTATCCGGGGGGAGGTGGGAGACACTATTCAGGTCACCTTTAAGAATATGACCAGCTTCCCCGCCAGCATGCACCCCCACGGCGTCTTTTACAGAAAGGATTCCGAGGGTACCCCATATAACGACGGCACCTCCGGATCTGACAAGGCTGATGACGCGGTCCCCCCCGGCGGCACCCACACCTATACCTGGGAGGTCCGGGAGCGGTCGGGCCCAGGCCCCATGGACGGCAGTTCTGTCCTCTGGATGTATCACTCCCACCCTGACGAGCCGAAGGACACGAATACCGGGCTGGTCGGACCGCTGATCGTTACGCGACAGGGAAGCGCGAACCCGGATGGCTCCCCCAAGGACGTAGACAGGGAATTCGTCACACTCTTCACCGTCTTTGATGAAAATGCCAGCCATTATTTGGAGCAGAACATTGAAAGATTCACCGGCAAGCCGCGTCGGGTGCTGAAGAAGCGACTGGAGGATGATGATTTTCGGGAGAGCAACCTCATGCACGCGGTCAACGGCTACCTCTATGGCAACCTGCCGGGGCTGACCATGGAGCAGGGCGAGCGGGTGCGCTGGTACCTGATCAGTATCGGGACTGAGGTTGACCTGCACACACCCCACTGGCATGGCCAGACGGTGTTGATGGCTGGAATGCGCACCGACATGGTGGAACTGCTGCCAGGGAGCATGAAGACGGTGGACATGGTGCCGGACGCTCCGGGAACGTGGCTGTATCACTGCCACGTCAACGACCACATCGATGCAGGCATGATGGCGCTGTTTACCGTCACCGAATAG
- a CDS encoding type II toxin-antitoxin system Phd/YefM family antitoxin has translation MAKTVSVAEAKRDFSDLMSRVALKGERFVIQRRGKAVAALVGVTDLETLQTVGAREEGKGLLASLAAWEDYPQLEALIADLYRAREQAKDRRVRKLP, from the coding sequence ATGGCCAAGACGGTCAGCGTTGCCGAGGCGAAACGGGACTTTTCGGACTTGATGAGCCGCGTCGCGCTCAAGGGCGAGCGGTTCGTTATCCAGCGGCGGGGAAAGGCTGTGGCCGCCCTCGTGGGCGTCACGGACCTGGAGACACTGCAAACGGTCGGCGCGCGCGAGGAAGGGAAGGGCCTACTGGCATCATTGGCTGCCTGGGAGGATTACCCCCAACTTGAGGCACTCATCGCTGATCTGTACCGGGCCAGAGAGCAGGCAAAGGATCGGAGGGTCAGGAAGCTGCCGTAG